The following coding sequences lie in one Rutidosis leptorrhynchoides isolate AG116_Rl617_1_P2 chromosome 4, CSIRO_AGI_Rlap_v1, whole genome shotgun sequence genomic window:
- the LOC139843837 gene encoding putative calcium-transporting ATPase 11, plasma membrane-type isoform X4 → MESYLKQNFDVEPKNPTEEALKKWRSAVWLVKNPRRRFRMVADLAKRAAAEKKRKKIQEKIRIALYVQKAALQFIDGTERELSAEVVQAGYDIEPEDLAYIVRSHNNKTYDFHGGLQGLARKIKVSLRDGVLSGDLSKRQQIFGCNRFVEKPQRPLWMFIWDALQDMTLIILMVCAVISVGVGIATEGWPKGMYDGLGIILCILLVVVVTAVSDYKQSLQFADLDKEKKNIIIQVTRDGTRKKVSIYDLVVGDVVHLSIGDQVPADGIFIDGYSLSIDESSLSGESEPVNVDKKRPFLLSGTKVQDGSGKMLVTSVGMKTEWGRLMVTLSEGGDDETPLQVKLNGVATVIGKIGLAFAVLTFVVLTARFIVMKLVNNDLSNWYMSDGLELLNYFAIAVTILVVAVPEGLPLAVTLSLAFAMKKLMNDRALVRHLSACETMGSATCICTDKTGTLTTNHMVVTRLWVAGEPKDIKSVKSSISEKVLTVLLQSVFLNTSSEVVKGESGKTNIIGSPTETALLEFGLLFQSNHNDISKTVKIIKVAPFNSVKKKMSVLVALPNGKLRAFCKGASEIILNVCDKIVNGDGETVELSDKQRKAITDVINNFACEALRTICLAFKDIETGSSSDEIPENGYAIIAVVGIKDPVRPGVKEAVKTCLDAGIMVRMVTGDNIHTAKAIAKECGILTPGGLAIEGPEFREKTPEQLKEIIPRLQVMARSLPLDKHKLVTFLRNEFKEVVAVTGDGTNDAPALHEADIGLAMGIAGTEVAKENADVVIMDDNFKTIVYVARWGRSVYINIQKFVQFQLTVNVVALMTNFVSACTSGSAPLTAVQLLWVNMIMDTLGALALATEPPHDGLMKRPPIGRDVNFITKIMWRNIIGQSIYQLVVLGILQYDGKNILSLNGPDSTVVLNTMIFNTFVFCQVFNEINSRDMEKINVVSGIFVSWVFVLVMVCTVTFQVIIVELLGTFASTVPLSWELWLISVVLGAISLPVGAALKCIPIESSMHIGAVKQHDGYEPLPRGPDMA, encoded by the exons ATGGAGAGCTATTTGAAGCAAAACTTTGATGTTGAGCCTAAAAATCCAACCGAAGAAGCCTTGAAGAAATGGAGATCGGCGGTGTGGCTGGTGAAGAATCCGCGTCGGAGGTTTCGTATGGTAGCGGACCTTGCCAAACGAGCTGCCGCAGAAAAGAAACGAAAGAAGATTCAG GAGAAGATACGGATCGCGCTATACGTACAAAAGGCAGCATTGCAATTTATTGATGGTAC CGAGCGTGAGCTATCTGCAGAAGTCGTTCAAGCAGGTTACGACATTGAACCTGAAGATCTCGCGTACATAGTTCGGTCCCATAACAACAAAACTTATGATTTCCATGGTGGACTACAAGGGCTTGCAAGAAAAATCAAAGTTTCATTAAGAGATGGTGTCCTTTCGGGCGATTTATCAAAAAGACAACAAATTTTTGGTTGTAATCGGTTCGTTGAAAAGCCTCAAAGGCCTTTGTGGATGTTTATATGGGACGCGTTGCAGGATATGACTTTGATAATACTTATGGTTTGTGCTGTTATTTCGGTTGGTGTTGGGATTGCAACCGAAGGTTGGCCAAAAGGTATGTATGATGGTTTGGGGATTATTCTTTGCATATTGTTGGTTGTGGTGGTTACGGCGGTTAGTGATTATAAACAATCGCTACAATTTGCTGATTTAGATAAAGAAAAAAAGAATATTATTATTCAGGTGACACGAGACGGGACTAGGAAAAAGGTGTCGATTTATGATTTGGTAGTTGGTGACGTTGTTCACTTGTCGATTGGTGATCAAGTGCCCGCAGACGGGATTTTTATCGATGGGTATAGTTTGTCTATCGATGAGTCAAGTTTATCGGGTGAAAGTGAACCAGTCAACGTTGACAAAAAAAGACCGTTTCTTTTATCGGGTACTAAAGTTCAAGATGGGTCGGGTAAAATGTTGGTGACATCGGTAGGTATGAAAACCGAATGGGGTAGATTAATGGTGACATTGAGTGAAGGTGGGGACGATGAGACTCCGTTACAAGTCAAACTAAATGGAGTCGCTACGGTTATTGGAAAAATCGGTTTAGCTTTTGCAGTGTTGACTTTTGTAGTGTTGACTGCTCGTTTTATAGTTATGAAACTTGTAAACAATGATTTGAGTAATTGGTATATGAGCGATGGGTTGGAGCTTTTGAATTATTTCGCTATTGCGGTTACTATACTTGTCGTTGCGGTACCCGAAGGTCTACCTTTAGCTGTAACGTTAAGTTTAGCGTTTGCTATGAAGAAATTAATGAACGATCGGGCTCTTGTTAGACATCTTTCAGCGTGCGAAACAATGGGTTCGGCTACTTGTATTTGCACTGATAAAACGGGCACATTGACCACAAATCATATGGTCGTGACCCGTTTATGGGTTGCAGGTGAACCCAAAGATATTAAAAGTGTCAAATCTTCGATATCGGAAAAAGTTTTGACTGTTCTTTTGCAGTCTGTGTTTTTAAATACGAGTTCCGAGGTAGTAAAAGGTGAAAGCGGTAAAACTAATATAATCGGTTCGCCAACTGAGACTGCATTGTTAGAGTTTGGGTTACTTTTTCAGAGTAATCATAATGATATTTCTAAAACTGTGAAAATTATCAAAGTTGCACCGTTTAATTCGGTGAAAAAAAAGATGTCGGTACTAGTTGCACTTCCTAATGGTAAGTTGCGCGCGTTTTGCAAAGGTGCGTCCGAAATTATACTAAACGTTTGCGATAAAATTGTTAATGGAGATGGAGAGACAGTTGAGTTATCAGATAAACAAAGAAAAGCTATAACAGATGTGATTAACAATTTTGCGTGTGAAGCTTTAAGAACAATTTGTTTGGCTTTTAAAGATATCGAAACTGGTTCAAGCAGTGATGAAATTCCAGAAAATGGTTACGCGATTATTGCAGTCGTCGGGATTAAAGATCCAGTAAGACCAGGAGTCAAAGAGGCGGTCAAAACTTGTTTGGATGCGGGGATTATGGTTCGTATGGTGACTGGTGACAATATTCATACGGCTAAAGCCATTGCTAAAGAATGTGGTATTTTGACACCTGGCGGTTTGGCTATTGAAGGACCCGAGTTTCGTGAAAAAACTCCCGAACAGTTGAAAGAAATTATACCAAGACTTCAGGTGATGGCTAGATCACTGCCACTTGATAAACATAAACTGGTTACGTTTTTGAGGAACGAATTTAAGGAAGTTGTCGCTGTTACTGGTGATGGGACTAATGATGCGCCTGCATTGCATGAAGCCGATATTGGACTCGCTATGGGTATAGCTGGAACTGAG GTTGCAAAAGAAAATGCTGATGTAGTGATTATGGATGACAATTTCAAGACAATAGTTTATGTGGCTAGATGGGGTAGATCAGTTTACATCAACATCCAAAAGTTTGTGCAGTTTCAGTTGACAGTTAATGTGGTTGCCCTCATGACAAATTTTGTTTCGGCCTGCACATCAG GATCTGCTCCTCTTACTGCTGTCCAATTGCTTTGGGTGAACATGATTATGGACACACTTGGTGCTTTAGCTTTGGCTACAGAACCACCTCATGACGGTTTAATGAAAAGACCGCCTATTGGAAGAGACGTTAACTTTATAACGAAGATTATGTGGCGAAACATCATTGGTCAAAGCATTTATCAGTTGGTTGTACTCGGTATCCTACAATATGATGGGAAAAACATTCTGAGTCTAAATGGTCCAGATTCTACTGTTGTTCTTAATACGATGATCTTTAATACGTTCGTTTTTTGCCAG GTATTTAACGAAATAAACAGTCGTGACATGGAGAAGATAAATGTCGTAAGCGGAATATTTGTAAGTTGGGTGTTCGTGTTAGTCATGGTCTGTACTGTGACTTTTCAAGTTATCATAGTTGAATTGTTGGGGACATTTGCGTCTACAGTGCCGTTAAGTTGGGAGTTGTGGCTCATTAGTGTTGTACTGGGAGCCATTAGCTTGCCTGTTGGAGCCGCATTGAAGTGCATCCCGATTGAGTCTTCCATGCACATTGGTGCGGTCAAACAGCATGATGGCTACGAACCACTCCCCAGGGGTCCAGATATGGCTTGA
- the LOC139843837 gene encoding putative calcium-transporting ATPase 11, plasma membrane-type isoform X7: protein MESYLKQNFDVEPKNPTEEALKKWRSAVWLVKNPRRRFRMVADLAKRAAAEKKRKKIQEKIRIALYVQKAALQFIDGTFLKFCYKHIKFLSAEVVQAGYDIEPEDLAYIVRSHNNKTYDFHGGLQGLARKIKVSLRDGVLSGDLSKRQQIFGCNRFVEKPQRPLWMFIWDALQDMTLIILMVCAVISVGVGIATEGWPKGMYDGLGIILCILLVVVVTAVSDYKQSLQFADLDKEKKNIIIQVTRDGTRKKVSIYDLVVGDVVHLSIGDQVPADGIFIDGYSLSIDESSLSGESEPVNVDKKRPFLLSGTKVQDGSGKMLVTSVGMKTEWGRLMVTLSEGGDDETPLQVKLNGVATVIGKIGLAFAVLTFVVLTARFIVMKLVNNDLSNWYMSDGLELLNYFAIAVTILVVAVPEGLPLAVTLSLAFAMKKLMNDRALVRHLSACETMGSATCICTDKTGTLTTNHMVVTRLWVAGEPKDIKSVKSSISEKVLTVLLQSVFLNTSSEVVKGESGKTNIIGSPTETALLEFGLLFQSNHNDISKTVKIIKVAPFNSVKKKMSVLVALPNGKLRAFCKGASEIILNVCDKIVNGDGETVELSDKQRKAITDVINNFACEALRTICLAFKDIETGSSSDEIPENGYAIIAVVGIKDPVRPGVKEAVKTCLDAGIMVRMVTGDNIHTAKAIAKECGILTPGGLAIEGPEFREKTPEQLKEIIPRLQVMARSLPLDKHKLVTFLRNEFKEVVAVTGDGTNDAPALHEADIGLAMGIAGTEVAKENADVVIMDDNFKTIVYVARWGRSVYINIQKFVQFQLTVNVVALMTNFVSACTSGSAPLTAVQLLWVNMIMDTLGALALATEPPHDGLMKRPPIGRDVNFITKIMWRNIIGQSIYQLVVLGILQYDGKNILSLNGPDSTVVLNTMIFNTFVFCQVFNEINSRDMEKINVVSGIFVSWVFVLVMVCTVTFQVIIVELLGTFASTVPLSWELWLISVVLGAISLPVGAALKCIPIESSMHIGAVKQHDGYEPLPRGPDMA, encoded by the exons ATGGAGAGCTATTTGAAGCAAAACTTTGATGTTGAGCCTAAAAATCCAACCGAAGAAGCCTTGAAGAAATGGAGATCGGCGGTGTGGCTGGTGAAGAATCCGCGTCGGAGGTTTCGTATGGTAGCGGACCTTGCCAAACGAGCTGCCGCAGAAAAGAAACGAAAGAAGATTCAG GAGAAGATACGGATCGCGCTATACGTACAAAAGGCAGCATTGCAATTTATTGATGGTACATTCTTAAAATTTTGCTACAAACACATTAAATTT CTATCTGCAGAAGTCGTTCAAGCAGGTTACGACATTGAACCTGAAGATCTCGCGTACATAGTTCGGTCCCATAACAACAAAACTTATGATTTCCATGGTGGACTACAAGGGCTTGCAAGAAAAATCAAAGTTTCATTAAGAGATGGTGTCCTTTCGGGCGATTTATCAAAAAGACAACAAATTTTTGGTTGTAATCGGTTCGTTGAAAAGCCTCAAAGGCCTTTGTGGATGTTTATATGGGACGCGTTGCAGGATATGACTTTGATAATACTTATGGTTTGTGCTGTTATTTCGGTTGGTGTTGGGATTGCAACCGAAGGTTGGCCAAAAGGTATGTATGATGGTTTGGGGATTATTCTTTGCATATTGTTGGTTGTGGTGGTTACGGCGGTTAGTGATTATAAACAATCGCTACAATTTGCTGATTTAGATAAAGAAAAAAAGAATATTATTATTCAGGTGACACGAGACGGGACTAGGAAAAAGGTGTCGATTTATGATTTGGTAGTTGGTGACGTTGTTCACTTGTCGATTGGTGATCAAGTGCCCGCAGACGGGATTTTTATCGATGGGTATAGTTTGTCTATCGATGAGTCAAGTTTATCGGGTGAAAGTGAACCAGTCAACGTTGACAAAAAAAGACCGTTTCTTTTATCGGGTACTAAAGTTCAAGATGGGTCGGGTAAAATGTTGGTGACATCGGTAGGTATGAAAACCGAATGGGGTAGATTAATGGTGACATTGAGTGAAGGTGGGGACGATGAGACTCCGTTACAAGTCAAACTAAATGGAGTCGCTACGGTTATTGGAAAAATCGGTTTAGCTTTTGCAGTGTTGACTTTTGTAGTGTTGACTGCTCGTTTTATAGTTATGAAACTTGTAAACAATGATTTGAGTAATTGGTATATGAGCGATGGGTTGGAGCTTTTGAATTATTTCGCTATTGCGGTTACTATACTTGTCGTTGCGGTACCCGAAGGTCTACCTTTAGCTGTAACGTTAAGTTTAGCGTTTGCTATGAAGAAATTAATGAACGATCGGGCTCTTGTTAGACATCTTTCAGCGTGCGAAACAATGGGTTCGGCTACTTGTATTTGCACTGATAAAACGGGCACATTGACCACAAATCATATGGTCGTGACCCGTTTATGGGTTGCAGGTGAACCCAAAGATATTAAAAGTGTCAAATCTTCGATATCGGAAAAAGTTTTGACTGTTCTTTTGCAGTCTGTGTTTTTAAATACGAGTTCCGAGGTAGTAAAAGGTGAAAGCGGTAAAACTAATATAATCGGTTCGCCAACTGAGACTGCATTGTTAGAGTTTGGGTTACTTTTTCAGAGTAATCATAATGATATTTCTAAAACTGTGAAAATTATCAAAGTTGCACCGTTTAATTCGGTGAAAAAAAAGATGTCGGTACTAGTTGCACTTCCTAATGGTAAGTTGCGCGCGTTTTGCAAAGGTGCGTCCGAAATTATACTAAACGTTTGCGATAAAATTGTTAATGGAGATGGAGAGACAGTTGAGTTATCAGATAAACAAAGAAAAGCTATAACAGATGTGATTAACAATTTTGCGTGTGAAGCTTTAAGAACAATTTGTTTGGCTTTTAAAGATATCGAAACTGGTTCAAGCAGTGATGAAATTCCAGAAAATGGTTACGCGATTATTGCAGTCGTCGGGATTAAAGATCCAGTAAGACCAGGAGTCAAAGAGGCGGTCAAAACTTGTTTGGATGCGGGGATTATGGTTCGTATGGTGACTGGTGACAATATTCATACGGCTAAAGCCATTGCTAAAGAATGTGGTATTTTGACACCTGGCGGTTTGGCTATTGAAGGACCCGAGTTTCGTGAAAAAACTCCCGAACAGTTGAAAGAAATTATACCAAGACTTCAGGTGATGGCTAGATCACTGCCACTTGATAAACATAAACTGGTTACGTTTTTGAGGAACGAATTTAAGGAAGTTGTCGCTGTTACTGGTGATGGGACTAATGATGCGCCTGCATTGCATGAAGCCGATATTGGACTCGCTATGGGTATAGCTGGAACTGAG GTTGCAAAAGAAAATGCTGATGTAGTGATTATGGATGACAATTTCAAGACAATAGTTTATGTGGCTAGATGGGGTAGATCAGTTTACATCAACATCCAAAAGTTTGTGCAGTTTCAGTTGACAGTTAATGTGGTTGCCCTCATGACAAATTTTGTTTCGGCCTGCACATCAG GATCTGCTCCTCTTACTGCTGTCCAATTGCTTTGGGTGAACATGATTATGGACACACTTGGTGCTTTAGCTTTGGCTACAGAACCACCTCATGACGGTTTAATGAAAAGACCGCCTATTGGAAGAGACGTTAACTTTATAACGAAGATTATGTGGCGAAACATCATTGGTCAAAGCATTTATCAGTTGGTTGTACTCGGTATCCTACAATATGATGGGAAAAACATTCTGAGTCTAAATGGTCCAGATTCTACTGTTGTTCTTAATACGATGATCTTTAATACGTTCGTTTTTTGCCAG GTATTTAACGAAATAAACAGTCGTGACATGGAGAAGATAAATGTCGTAAGCGGAATATTTGTAAGTTGGGTGTTCGTGTTAGTCATGGTCTGTACTGTGACTTTTCAAGTTATCATAGTTGAATTGTTGGGGACATTTGCGTCTACAGTGCCGTTAAGTTGGGAGTTGTGGCTCATTAGTGTTGTACTGGGAGCCATTAGCTTGCCTGTTGGAGCCGCATTGAAGTGCATCCCGATTGAGTCTTCCATGCACATTGGTGCGGTCAAACAGCATGATGGCTACGAACCACTCCCCAGGGGTCCAGATATGGCTTGA
- the LOC139843837 gene encoding putative calcium-transporting ATPase 11, plasma membrane-type isoform X5 — MESYLKQNFDVEPKNPTEEALKKWRSAVWLVKNPRRRFRMVADLAKRAAAEKKRKKIQEKIRIALYVQKAALQFIDAANRTERELSAEVVQAGYDIEPEDLAYIVRSHNNKTYDFHGGLQGLARKIKVSLRDGVLSGDLSKRQQIFGCNRFVEKPQRPLWMFIWDALQDMTLIILMVCAVISVGVGIATEGWPKGMYDGLGIILCILLVVVVTAVSDYKQSLQFADLDKEKKNIIIQVTRDGTRKKVSIYDLVVGDVVHLSIGDQVPADGIFIDGYSLSIDESSLSGESEPVNVDKKRPFLLSGTKVQDGSGKMLVTSVGMKTEWGRLMVTLSEGGDDETPLQVKLNGVATVIGKIGLAFAVLTFVVLTARFIVMKLVNNDLSNWYMSDGLELLNYFAIAVTILVVAVPEGLPLAVTLSLAFAMKKLMNDRALVRHLSACETMGSATCICTDKTGTLTTNHMVVTRLWVAGEPKDIKSVKSSISEKVLTVLLQSVFLNTSSEVVKGESGKTNIIGSPTETALLEFGLLFQSNHNDISKTVKIIKVAPFNSVKKKMSVLVALPNGKLRAFCKGASEIILNVCDKIVNGDGETVELSDKQRKAITDVINNFACEALRTICLAFKDIETGPEFREKTPEQLKEIIPRLQVMARSLPLDKHKLVTFLRNEFKEVVAVTGDGTNDAPALHEADIGLAMGIAGTEVAKENADVVIMDDNFKTIVYVARWGRSVYINIQKFVQFQLTVNVVALMTNFVSACTSGSAPLTAVQLLWVNMIMDTLGALALATEPPHDGLMKRPPIGRDVNFITKIMWRNIIGQSIYQLVVLGILQYDGKNILSLNGPDSTVVLNTMIFNTFVFCQVFNEINSRDMEKINVVSGIFVSWVFVLVMVCTVTFQVIIVELLGTFASTVPLSWELWLISVVLGAISLPVGAALKCIPIESSMHIGAVKQHDGYEPLPRGPDMA; from the exons ATGGAGAGCTATTTGAAGCAAAACTTTGATGTTGAGCCTAAAAATCCAACCGAAGAAGCCTTGAAGAAATGGAGATCGGCGGTGTGGCTGGTGAAGAATCCGCGTCGGAGGTTTCGTATGGTAGCGGACCTTGCCAAACGAGCTGCCGCAGAAAAGAAACGAAAGAAGATTCAG GAGAAGATACGGATCGCGCTATACGTACAAAAGGCAGCATTGCAATTTATTGATG CTGCAAACAGAACCGAGCGTGAGCTATCTGCAGAAGTCGTTCAAGCAGGTTACGACATTGAACCTGAAGATCTCGCGTACATAGTTCGGTCCCATAACAACAAAACTTATGATTTCCATGGTGGACTACAAGGGCTTGCAAGAAAAATCAAAGTTTCATTAAGAGATGGTGTCCTTTCGGGCGATTTATCAAAAAGACAACAAATTTTTGGTTGTAATCGGTTCGTTGAAAAGCCTCAAAGGCCTTTGTGGATGTTTATATGGGACGCGTTGCAGGATATGACTTTGATAATACTTATGGTTTGTGCTGTTATTTCGGTTGGTGTTGGGATTGCAACCGAAGGTTGGCCAAAAGGTATGTATGATGGTTTGGGGATTATTCTTTGCATATTGTTGGTTGTGGTGGTTACGGCGGTTAGTGATTATAAACAATCGCTACAATTTGCTGATTTAGATAAAGAAAAAAAGAATATTATTATTCAGGTGACACGAGACGGGACTAGGAAAAAGGTGTCGATTTATGATTTGGTAGTTGGTGACGTTGTTCACTTGTCGATTGGTGATCAAGTGCCCGCAGACGGGATTTTTATCGATGGGTATAGTTTGTCTATCGATGAGTCAAGTTTATCGGGTGAAAGTGAACCAGTCAACGTTGACAAAAAAAGACCGTTTCTTTTATCGGGTACTAAAGTTCAAGATGGGTCGGGTAAAATGTTGGTGACATCGGTAGGTATGAAAACCGAATGGGGTAGATTAATGGTGACATTGAGTGAAGGTGGGGACGATGAGACTCCGTTACAAGTCAAACTAAATGGAGTCGCTACGGTTATTGGAAAAATCGGTTTAGCTTTTGCAGTGTTGACTTTTGTAGTGTTGACTGCTCGTTTTATAGTTATGAAACTTGTAAACAATGATTTGAGTAATTGGTATATGAGCGATGGGTTGGAGCTTTTGAATTATTTCGCTATTGCGGTTACTATACTTGTCGTTGCGGTACCCGAAGGTCTACCTTTAGCTGTAACGTTAAGTTTAGCGTTTGCTATGAAGAAATTAATGAACGATCGGGCTCTTGTTAGACATCTTTCAGCGTGCGAAACAATGGGTTCGGCTACTTGTATTTGCACTGATAAAACGGGCACATTGACCACAAATCATATGGTCGTGACCCGTTTATGGGTTGCAGGTGAACCCAAAGATATTAAAAGTGTCAAATCTTCGATATCGGAAAAAGTTTTGACTGTTCTTTTGCAGTCTGTGTTTTTAAATACGAGTTCCGAGGTAGTAAAAGGTGAAAGCGGTAAAACTAATATAATCGGTTCGCCAACTGAGACTGCATTGTTAGAGTTTGGGTTACTTTTTCAGAGTAATCATAATGATATTTCTAAAACTGTGAAAATTATCAAAGTTGCACCGTTTAATTCGGTGAAAAAAAAGATGTCGGTACTAGTTGCACTTCCTAATGGTAAGTTGCGCGCGTTTTGCAAAGGTGCGTCCGAAATTATACTAAACGTTTGCGATAAAATTGTTAATGGAGATGGAGAGACAGTTGAGTTATCAGATAAACAAAGAAAAGCTATAACAGATGTGATTAACAATTTTGCGTGTGAAGCTTTAAGAACAATTTGTTTGGCTTTTAAAGATATCGAAACTG GACCCGAGTTTCGTGAAAAAACTCCCGAACAGTTGAAAGAAATTATACCAAGACTTCAGGTGATGGCTAGATCACTGCCACTTGATAAACATAAACTGGTTACGTTTTTGAGGAACGAATTTAAGGAAGTTGTCGCTGTTACTGGTGATGGGACTAATGATGCGCCTGCATTGCATGAAGCCGATATTGGACTCGCTATGGGTATAGCTGGAACTGAG GTTGCAAAAGAAAATGCTGATGTAGTGATTATGGATGACAATTTCAAGACAATAGTTTATGTGGCTAGATGGGGTAGATCAGTTTACATCAACATCCAAAAGTTTGTGCAGTTTCAGTTGACAGTTAATGTGGTTGCCCTCATGACAAATTTTGTTTCGGCCTGCACATCAG GATCTGCTCCTCTTACTGCTGTCCAATTGCTTTGGGTGAACATGATTATGGACACACTTGGTGCTTTAGCTTTGGCTACAGAACCACCTCATGACGGTTTAATGAAAAGACCGCCTATTGGAAGAGACGTTAACTTTATAACGAAGATTATGTGGCGAAACATCATTGGTCAAAGCATTTATCAGTTGGTTGTACTCGGTATCCTACAATATGATGGGAAAAACATTCTGAGTCTAAATGGTCCAGATTCTACTGTTGTTCTTAATACGATGATCTTTAATACGTTCGTTTTTTGCCAG GTATTTAACGAAATAAACAGTCGTGACATGGAGAAGATAAATGTCGTAAGCGGAATATTTGTAAGTTGGGTGTTCGTGTTAGTCATGGTCTGTACTGTGACTTTTCAAGTTATCATAGTTGAATTGTTGGGGACATTTGCGTCTACAGTGCCGTTAAGTTGGGAGTTGTGGCTCATTAGTGTTGTACTGGGAGCCATTAGCTTGCCTGTTGGAGCCGCATTGAAGTGCATCCCGATTGAGTCTTCCATGCACATTGGTGCGGTCAAACAGCATGATGGCTACGAACCACTCCCCAGGGGTCCAGATATGGCTTGA